One region of Streptomyces sp. NBC_00442 genomic DNA includes:
- a CDS encoding LysR family transcriptional regulator, whose translation MIEARHLRVLRAVAATGSFSAAARELGCTQPAVSQQMKALESSTGTPLLIRTGREMRLTQAGEVLVRHASGILAGLTAAEEEVAAIAGLRAGRVRLVSFPSGSSTLVPTALAALRAAHPGTRVSLVEAEPPRSVEMLREGDCDIALAFRYGSNATEWDDLVVRPLLVDRLVGLVPQGHPLAEAGAVAIGDLAEESWIAGCPRCRRQLVEVCEESGFTPRIDFATDDYPAVIGLVGAGLGVAVMPELAIESVRPKGARTVTVEPAVEREIVALTLPDLARVPAVEATLDQLARAASRD comes from the coding sequence ATGATCGAGGCCCGTCATCTCCGCGTCCTGCGCGCCGTCGCCGCCACCGGTTCCTTCTCGGCGGCGGCCCGCGAGCTGGGCTGCACCCAGCCCGCTGTCAGCCAGCAGATGAAGGCCCTCGAATCCTCCACGGGGACCCCCCTGCTCATCCGCACCGGCCGCGAGATGCGTCTGACCCAGGCCGGCGAGGTCCTGGTCCGGCACGCCTCCGGCATCCTGGCCGGGCTGACCGCGGCCGAGGAGGAGGTCGCGGCCATCGCCGGCCTGCGCGCCGGCCGGGTGCGCCTGGTCTCCTTCCCGAGCGGCTCCTCCACGCTCGTGCCGACCGCGCTCGCCGCGCTGCGCGCCGCCCACCCGGGCACCCGGGTCTCCCTGGTGGAGGCCGAACCGCCGCGCTCCGTGGAGATGCTGCGCGAGGGCGACTGCGACATCGCGCTCGCCTTCCGCTACGGCTCGAACGCCACCGAGTGGGACGACCTGGTGGTGCGCCCGCTCCTCGTCGACCGGCTGGTCGGCCTGGTCCCGCAGGGGCATCCGCTGGCCGAGGCCGGGGCCGTCGCCATCGGGGACCTTGCGGAGGAGTCCTGGATCGCGGGCTGCCCGCGCTGCCGCCGTCAACTGGTGGAGGTCTGCGAGGAGTCCGGCTTCACGCCGCGGATCGACTTCGCGACCGACGACTATCCGGCGGTGATCGGGCTCGTGGGCGCAGGCCTGGGGGTCGCGGTGATGCCGGAGCTCGCCATCGAGTCCGTACGGCCCAAGGGTGCGCGTACGGTCACCGTCGAGCCCGCCGTCGAGCGGGAGATCGTCGCGCTCACGCTGCCCGACCTGGCCCGGGTCCCGGCCGTCGAGGCCACCCTGGACCAGTTGGCGAGGGCCGCGTCGCGCGACTAG
- a CDS encoding MOSC domain-containing protein has product MELLSVNVGRARAAAYTDAESGRTGVDKRPVNTAVRVFAPGPRGVGASGVEGDDVCDLRFHGGDHQAVYAYAREDLDAWEKELGRALPNGSFGENLTTSGVDVNDARIGERWRVGRSAVLEVASGRIPCRTFAGWLDQKGWVRRFTQAAVPGAYFRVIQPGEIQAGDPVEVIERPDHEVSVAFWFRAFTTERTLMPRVLAAGDALEPDAHDMVRTYLAKHGS; this is encoded by the coding sequence ATGGAGCTTCTGTCTGTGAACGTGGGCCGCGCGAGGGCCGCCGCCTACACCGATGCCGAGAGCGGCCGCACGGGCGTGGACAAACGCCCGGTGAACACCGCCGTCCGGGTGTTCGCGCCCGGCCCGCGCGGCGTGGGCGCCAGCGGCGTGGAGGGCGACGACGTCTGCGATCTGCGCTTTCACGGCGGCGACCACCAGGCCGTCTACGCCTATGCCCGCGAGGATCTGGACGCCTGGGAGAAGGAGCTCGGCCGCGCACTGCCCAACGGCTCGTTCGGCGAGAACCTCACCACGTCCGGCGTCGACGTGAACGACGCCCGGATCGGCGAGCGCTGGCGGGTGGGGCGCTCCGCGGTCCTGGAGGTCGCCTCCGGACGCATCCCCTGCCGTACGTTCGCGGGCTGGCTCGATCAGAAGGGCTGGGTCCGGCGCTTCACACAGGCGGCGGTGCCCGGCGCGTACTTCCGGGTGATCCAGCCGGGCGAGATCCAGGCGGGTGATCCGGTCGAGGTGATCGAACGACCGGATCACGAAGTTTCGGTCGCCTTCTGGTTCCGTGCGTTCACGACGGAACGGACGCTGATGCCGCGCGTTCTCGCGGCGGGCGACGCCCTGGAGCCCGATGCGCACGACATGGTGCGGACATACCTCGCGAAGCACGGTTCCTAG